From the Canis lupus familiaris isolate Mischka breed German Shepherd chromosome 27, alternate assembly UU_Cfam_GSD_1.0, whole genome shotgun sequence genome, the window acagcCAAGGGGAAACTAGTTTGATTATATATGCTGGTAGCTACAGTTTTGCTTTTGTCACTATATTGCTTGGCTCTCTGGAAGATGTATGTCATGACATCACTATACCTCTTGGGTCCATCTCTCCTACCTCTTGCCTTTCTTTATTCTGGTCTCTCATACATTTATACATGGACTAGCAAAggtaaatttgttttccttttatccaTTGAAATGGCTTACCTTTCGGTCATTAAGCAGTGTTCCCTGGAAATTTACCTAAAGAACTCTCAGGTTTACAAtagtagcttttaaaaattcatatcaGAACAATGTTTATGTTTatatagaaagataaaataaataaagaaaccttACTTTACTTATAGGAGAAGCTGTAGAAAACTGGTATGCAATCAAGCCtgcattttctttgtgtaaaagGCTTTCATGTCATAAAGGAAGGATGAACTAATGACAAAAAGTCTCAGGAAGTAGCTTATGAATGCATTGCCTctaatattttaagtgaattgaGAAAATCCGggatgatatttctttttttaaaatattttatttgttcatgagagacaccgagagaaaggcagagacataggcagagggagaagcaggctgcctgcagggagcccgatgcgggacttgatccccgtacttcgggatcaagacctgagctgaaggcagatgctgaaccactgagccacctaggcgtccctgggATTATGTTTCTGTCTGGAATCATTATACATATCAGAAAGTAAGTGTATCCTGCATTTGtcgaaaatatattttttatatttttagtatatcttctcccattcaagaGTTATTTTTTGGAATACATTGCAGGGATCCCCAAATGATCACTTTAACatatttactatttataattttatattttaatgtttcttcaaaATAGAATAGTAGTCTCTGCCTTTTGGTATGCCAATTTTGTTGCAATGTGTTGCAAAAATGTGTCTAAAGGAAGACAATGCTGatattcaggaaaaaattaaaagaaggaaaactataCAAGCTTTGACACTTCGGACCTACTGACTTGTCCAGTTCATGCTATAAAAAGAAGTACAATAGATATTATTGAGAACTATAGCATAAATAAAATGCTTGTTGCCAAGATAAGGGGAGAACAACACAGACAAAAGCCATATAGACTATAGTTTAGCAATTTGTCGTTCTATAAAGTAAatcttagaattttctttattctacttaGTCTTCTCCTTCTAGAAAGAAGGCAATGAGATATACTGgccttaaaaaaaaccctttatgaTTCCTTCTTGTTCTCAAAAAAGTttgagtgaaaagaaaaagtgaatataATTACAAAACAAAGCTCATTGTTAATTTACATAaggaacataataaaaatgatttaaatggaTCAATATGGAGTAAggactatattatttttttttaggactatATTATTGATGTAAGGTCTATCTATGTGACAATATTTCTGGCTTCACTTTTGTTTCccataaattaagaattttacttttatttatgaaaatataattctagTCCTATATTTATGTAATTGGAAACAATTCCAGTGGAGCATATTTAAAAGAATGCACAGTAAggataaaataattatagctatTATTAAGCTCTGGAATTGAGGTTAGGTCGTCAATTTCGACCAAAGCCTTACAATgcaataaagtttttaaatggcctcaaaattaaaactgaaaatcagaTATTTCAGTCCTTAGAGCACACAATTTTGGAAACTGGAACACAATGTCTCAATATGAAAGTAAGATACAATTACTACACATTGTTGTAGAAACATATAATTAAGAGATGTATTGTACATATAGACAATGTGGTTACAGGTACATATGTAAAGTCACTCATGAAGGGACTTTTAACATAGACCTGTGAACATGGCTTTCCTTTGCAAGAGtggatgttttaaatatttctgtttaaaCAGGATTGAATGGATAttgcaaaactaaaaaaaaaaaacaggaaaacaattcCATTGCTTCATTCCTTGGAGCTGATAATGtgaacatttaaatctttaattctgggatgcctgggtgattaagcaactgcctttggctcagggtgtgatcctggagtcctgggatcgagtccctcatcaggatccctgcatgaagcctgcttctcccgctgcctgtgtctctgcctctgactgtctctctctctttctgtgtctctcatgaataaatttttaaaaatcttatgaaaaaaattattaaaaaataaatcttaaattccTTTACTATTCACatactctttctttttgttttgttcttcaaCAGGAGATTttgcttaaagaaaataagaagcagCATGAGAAACCATACAATGATTACAGAGTTCGTTCTCTTGGGCATCTCAGATGACCCACAGCTTCAGGTtgtaatctttatctttttatttatggcTTATGTATTAAGTGTCACTGGAAACCTAACCATCATCATCCTCACCTTGATAGACTGTCATCTCAAGACtcctatttattatttcctgCAGAATTTCTCCTTCTTAGAAATTACATTCACCAGTGTTTGTATCCCCAGATTTTTGGGGACAATCGTTACTAAAATCAAGACTGTTTCCTATAACAGTTGTGTAGCTCAACTATTTTTTATCATCCTCACGGGTGTTACTGAATTTCCCCTTCTCACTGTCATGGCTTTTGATCGTTATGTTGCCATCTGTAAGCCTCTTCATTATATCATCATCATGAACAAGAAAATCTGTACCCTGCTTGTCTTTGGGTCCTGGTTACTAGGATTTCTTACCATTTTCCCACCACTCATCCTCATCCTCCAGCTAGATTTCTGTGCTTCCAACGTAATTGATCATTTCTGTTGTGactatttccccattttacaacTCTCATGCTCAGATACATGGCTTTTAGAGATGATTGGCTTTTACTTCgcttttgttattcttttcttcACATTGGCATTAGTGATTCAATCCTACGTGAGCATCCTTAGCACCATTCTGAGACTCCCATCTGCTAGTCAAAGGAAAAAGGCTTTATCCACGTGTTCCTCTCACTTGATTGTCATTTCCATCTCTTATGGGAGCTGTATATTCATGTATGTCAAGCCTTCAGCAAAAGAAAGAGCATCACTGACCAAAGGAGTAGCTATTCTCAACACCTCGATTGCCCCCATGTTGAACCCTTTTATTTATACCCTGAGGAACCAGCAAGTTAAACAAGCTTTGAAGAACTTGCTTCACAAAGTAGCATTTtctatcagagagggagacaaaacatggaagactcctaactctgggaaatgaacaaggggtagtgaaaggggaggtgggcggggggtgggggtgactgggtgacgggcactgagggggctcttggcgggatgagcactgggtgttatgctatatgttggcaaattgaactccaataaaaaaaaattttaaaaaacaaagtagtgttttctagaaacaaatgaaagtatGTATTAACATGAATGGCTGCCATAGTGAAGATCCagcaatggaaaaatgaaatttcaacttCTACAATATCCTTCAATACTCATCTCACAGATACTTGCAAGGCTGTGCTCATTTCcttaagctttcttttctttcttttcttttcttttctttttttttttttttgcttattccttttttttataaatttattttttattggtgttcaatttgccaacatatagaataacactcactGCTCATAAGCTTTCTTTTAAACCAAAAGTAACTATTGTGTCTTTCTTTCAAACCCTCTAtagtttccttttcctcattGATTTACAAATCTAGATCGAACGCTAGTggctataaaacaaaaatcatttttctgatcATTCgaaataataaaagtacttatttttactttaaagactTGAATAAACACACTTTGAATTAACTAATTCTTAAACCCTACATTGTTACTAACATCacattttttcttacattttcttagagctataaaaaatatgaaataaattggGGAtttctggggggctcagtagtttagcacctgccttcggcccagggcatgatcctggagtcctgggatcgagtcccatgtcaggatccctgcatggagcctgcttctccctctgcctgtgtctctgcctctctctctgtctctgtctctctctatctctctctctgtctctcatgaataaataaataaaatcttttaaaaaatattaaatagattatCTAACAATCATATTTTGTGCATACTAGTGGCAATATCTGTCCAGTTCTTCCCACTCACCTGAGTGTTTATTTTACTgcctataaattatttaaaaatcatacatcTTTTGCTTTCTAATTATGCTTAAGGCATGTGTTATGTCTTTTTAATGTATGCCCCTTGTttaactgtattattattttttaaagattttatttattggggtccctgggtggctcagtcagttaagtgtctgccctcagttcagatcatgatcacagggttctaggatcaagccctgagttgggtttCCTGCTCAACAGTGAGTAtgattctcctcttcctcttgctctgtgatcgctctcactcttgctctctcttaaataaatatattagattttatttatttcaaagagagagagaacatgaggaggggagggagagggccagagggagaggatctgagcaggaagcctgatggagacgcaatcccaggatcctgagatcatgctctgagttcaagtcagatgattaaccaactgagccaccagccaTCCCATAtctgtgtcattttttaaaatacgtaACAGAGAAAGATGTAGACAGTCACCCTTATACCTATGCCATGTGAAAGTTTGATAGgaatttcataaataataatgCATCTTCTATAGAGAGCAACTATTCTGTGCCATATGCTCAACCAGGTATGTTCTAATTAGCATCATGTTTAATCTTCACAGCTATATGGCAACTTAGGCTAATCATATCTTTCTTACGAATGTGCAAATTGATGCTTTGAAAGATCGAGGAATTTGCCTGAGGTCTTGAGGTATAATAGCCTATGTGATAACTGGATATGAAAAACACAACAAAGAGACAAAACCCTGTGTTTATTTCATGCATATTTAAAACTGTGGGAACTGGCAAATATCTATAGCTTTTACTTAGAACATGCACAATTCTACTGGTATTTTACACTCTCATATCATTTGGGCatgattatattattatagtCTAGTCAGGGAGGGTACTAATTCCTAATATTATACTTGCATATATAGTAGAACTTTAATAAACCAAAGCAAGAAACTCTTCAGCTGCCATTGATGGTGAGCAAAGACAAAAACGTATAAAGTATTAGCAGTATTATAGTACCAAAAATTGTTATTGGAAGGAAGATTAAATATATGGAGTAAGAAATGGACTTAATACTATATAGAGaattgtcaatttttaaaaatggcataagGTAGATGTTCACTCAGTAACAATGTGCATAAGGAACTAGATGTTCAGTTGTTAATCTCTTAAAAGTGATGTGAAGGGAAACAAACGTTACCTAGTGTggttgtttgcttgctttttttttatttttttctgtctctttggacACTGTGCCCCAAGATTCCTTTTCAAATCCATTACTAATGTATATGATGTTTTATATTCCTTAGTGCTTTGTGTGTAGTCCTGTTCTGGCAATTTTGATTCACTGAATTATTCCCTGTGAGCCAGTGCCAAAGAGATCGGGTAAAACATTAAGTTGCTCATGTTACACAATATCTGTGGAGAAACCATGCCACATAGTTTTAAAACATcgtctgatatttttttcttcttcatatatttgCTCCTTTCTCATGCTCTGTACTCAAGGAAATATATTCCCTCCAGATAAAATGGAAAGTGTAAGACAAAGACGTTAACATAGAAAGCAAAGGGGTTCGCTGGAGGACCTCTATCCAGGAGTGCTGGTTTCCCGCAGTACAACAGTGGCAACTGCTAATGTCTTTTATGTTCCAGCCACACAGCCTGTTAGTGAGCCTGCATGAAAATCAGAGCTAAGTCAGAGTCTAGGGAGGCAAAGGAGTCTCCCAAACCTTATCATTGCTTCATTACTTATCAGCTCAACTCGTAATTCGATTAAATAGGGTATACTGGAGTCCTATTTTGCAACTGCATATAGATattagtatattttgtttttttgtttttttttaatttattttttattggtgttcaatttaccaacatacagaataaacccagtgcccgtcacccgttcactcccaccccccgcccttctccccttctaccacccctagttcgtttcccagggttagcagtctttaaatatcagaaagggagacagaaagtatattttgttttattggatCAATTTATTCATTCTCCGTTAAATGAAAAGCATGAAATTACcatttctgtgcctctgtttctaaTTGAATATAGGCTACATAGTACTTTCTTTAAGAAAGTCTAGACTTTAATTGTAGGTAGTTCCTGGCTATATTGAACACTTATTAGTTATATGAATATATCTAAGGTACAAAACCAGACTGACCCTAGTGCTTCATTTGGGAATAAAGACAAAGTTCCATAGGTGTGTCATAAAGACTGAATGAGATAGAACATATAAACCCTTAGTATGTCATTGGAATAAATGTCTTTGCTTAATCACAGTTACTATCAATATTCTGCCCAAAGTTGGAGATCAATTCCAAgttaaggaaaagaagataaataagcCAGCTCTTCTGAAAGTGTAGTAAGTGCCACGTGGTTCATATAGCACTTTCATTTATACTACTTCAATTAATTCCCAAAACACCCTTGAATTTCACATCCATGGTAGAGAAAACTGATACTTAAGGAAATTAAGTACCATTtaaagttacatatatatatgaagttaCATATATACTAAGTGGCCCATTTGTATTTAACCCACATTTCTGAAACCACAGAGCCAATATACTTTTTGTGATAACGATATAACTTAGAATttgataaataagaaataatattgtttcaAAAACATCATCTTATTAGGTTtacatacttttccttttttctttgaatacTGATGACTAAAGAGCTGAAAGTTTGAGGGCAGTTGTTGGTATTTGCTATAAACTGCTAGAGATTCAATCCCTCCACCCACTCAGTGGGTTCTCTAGAGGAGTCTTTGCTTCTTTCAGGCCAAGAGAAGTTCTTAGAGAAAACATCTCATGGCCTAAAGCCCAGAATATTGAGTAGCTCCAGTAACGTTTGCATTGTTCAGttattgtttttcattctgtTGGGAGTCACTGAATTTTACCTGCTGGCTGCCATGTCCTATGACCAATACAATGCCATCTGCAAACCTGTGCATTACATGACCATCATGAATCAGAGTCTGCATACTCCTTGCTTACTCTTCATGGCTGATTTCCTTCTTAATCATATTCCCTGTGCTCATGTTGCTCTTAATTACTGTAGGCCTGATATTATTGACCATTTCACCTGTGATtatttaataaacttattttcttcattatttttctaaaaaaagtatAACATAAATGTTTAGGGAGGCacgaacttttaatttttaaattttaaaaaaaactttctttctttctttctttctttctttctttctttctttctttctttctgacagaGAAAACATATGAGGGTTGGAAGACAAGTagatggagagggacaaacagattcTGCACTGGGTACAAAGCTTGAAATGGGGCttaatcttacaaccctgagatcatgaccctagcagaaatcaagagttggccgctaaaccaactgagccacccaggtgccccaaggcagcCACTAACTCTTGTGTTGCCTAAAAGTTTGATAGGAATTTCATAAATAACAACTCTTCTATAGAGAGCATACATTCTATATCATATGCAAAACCAGGTGTGCTCCATACCATATTATATTTAATCTCCACGGCTATATGACAAATTAGACATGATTATCCTTTTTTACCAATGTGTAAGTTGTTgcataatttgcccaaggtcttGAGCTACAGCAGTCAATATAATAAcctaatttgaaaaacaaaacaaagaaaatcttgtTTGCTCTCTTTTACACATATTTGAAATCCTATAAAGacttgcaggggatccctgggtggcgcagcggtttggcgcctgcctttggcccagggcgcgatcctggagacccgggatcgagtcccatatcaggcttccgatgcatggagcctgcttctccctctgcctgtgtctctgcctctctctctctctctctctgtgactatcataagtaaataaataaaaaaaaaaaattaaaaaaaaaaaaaagacttgcaaaTTTTGCATAGCTTTTACTAGAATAAGCACAATTTTACTGGTGTTTTTACTCACATTATCTGGTCAGCACATAATTATATTATTACAGTCTAGTCAGGGAAGGTACTAACTCTTACTGTAATAATTGGCATATAAATTAGAACTCTAATCAATTAAAATGAGAACTTTTCAACTGCCACTGCTGGTGAGcaataaacaggaaaaacaatATTATAACAGTATTATGATACCAAAAACTCTCACTAGAAGGCGTATTAATAATAATGGAATCAAGGAATAGTCTTAGTACAATGTGGTAGattaccagtttaaaaaaaaatggcatgacATAGAGACGCATTCAGTAGAGATCTACATTAGGAATTAAGATATTTGGTTGGTAATTTCTGTCTGAAAAACAATGTCAAGGAAAGCAAACTTCACACTTAGTGAGGTTGTTTCCCTGTTcgggtttttctttttatgtcacaTTGGACCCTGTCCTCCAGGATTTCCTTTCTAATGACAATGTTTTATGTGTTAGTAGTTTATGTACCTTCCTGTTCCTCTTCTGACAATTTTGATTCACTGATTTATTCCCCTTGAATGAGTGGCAGagagaatagataaaatattaagtacTTGTTCAAGTTGAATCTCCATGGAAACCATGCCAAAGAGCTTTAAAACGctttctgatacttttttttttttcattttatatatttggtccTTTCTTACTCTATACAGTTAAATAAGCATATTCctcctgtgggaaaaaaaatgggaaggataagacaaaatgtcaataatagaaaatatactttttcaatGGCAAAGGAAAGGCTATCAGAAATGCTGGCTCCCCTAGATGACAATGATggaatttactaatattttactaTTCCAGCCATTCTGTGTTTGCGAACCTATACAAAAAGTAGAGGTAAGTCAGGAATATAGAAGGTAGTGAACATCTCTCAAACCTTATCATTGGTTCATTACTTAGTTCAACATTTTATCAGATTAAATGGAATGTATTAGGGTTATAATTTGCAGCTGTTTGTATCAAATAAAAAGAGGATAGTACATTCTTTTATTACATCAGTGTAGTCTTTCAGTTAAAGACAGGAAGTTACTGTGTTTCCATCTGTGTGTTTCCAAATGAATACGGGCTATGTGGTACACAATTCAAGAGAACAGACTTTAACTGCGTATCACATTTGACACTAGTTGCTAGTATATGAATTGATGTAATGTGcataacctctctgaacctcagttcttCATTTAGGAACAAAGATAATAAAGTGTAGTAACTGTGTTATAAGAACTAAGTGAGATAAATAAGTCCTTAAATACTACTGAAATAAATAATGACTTTGCTAATGTTAAGAATTAATTCcaatgaaaagaaaagtaaaataaataaaacagctacTTATCTGTCCTAGTAAGTGCCACATAAATTATAGACCATGAGGTTTTGACCAGATATTCGGCCTAAACCCCTACAGATATGTGCATTACTATTTCTGAAAATACTATTAAATGTGATTTagtgatttttctcttgatttgttTCTATATACGATTTCATGACTACTAAAAACCCGAGTCTACTCATCTTCATTGAATCAAAGAAGCATAAAATATTCAGATTGATTCAGGGAAATGTCATCTAAAATGATTATGAAGAAGAGTAAAAGATAATTCCAACAGAGCAATTCTTCCAACCATTCAGTGGGATCAACTGTGGAGATCTTGTCTttcacacaggcagagagaaggattCCCATGAACTTGAATTAGTCAAGAATGAATAATCAGTGCCAGAAGTGTATTTTAGTGTAATTATGAAGCTGAGCTAGatgttattgtcattattattaaataaataaattattaattagtattaattaacttcttttccttttctttaatatattaagtTGAGCATGATCAATTACtttattgaa encodes:
- the OR6C42 gene encoding olfactory receptor 6C3, coding for MRNHTMITEFVLLGISDDPQLQVVIFIFLFMAYVLSVTGNLTIIILTLIDCHLKTPIYYFLQNFSFLEITFTSVCIPRFLGTIVTKIKTVSYNSCVAQLFFIILTGVTEFPLLTVMAFDRYVAICKPLHYIIIMNKKICTLLVFGSWLLGFLTIFPPLILILQLDFCASNVIDHFCCDYFPILQLSCSDTWLLEMIGFYFAFVILFFTLALVIQSYVSILSTILRLPSASQRKKALSTCSSHLIVISISYGSCIFMYVKPSAKERASLTKGVAILNTSIAPMLNPFIYTLRNQQVKQALKNLLHKVAFSI